One region of Deinococcus seoulensis genomic DNA includes:
- a CDS encoding alpha/beta hydrolase: protein MAVSVDGQWVTFSPPAGAVGLIGDMTDWRKRAPLPVVDGGPLRLRLPRGAWVEYAWVDAAGEAFADPDNAQKSLNPWWPYPRAAVVGEYARHPLWQAPDATLKGTAHRLTWEGTVFPGTRRAIVYTPHGYTGGALPVYYVQDGVAFYRTGKLGDVMDRAVQAGLTEGAALVFVEPGDRNGEYYLNPRYLDFLTEEVMPRVEGPLVQASVRGLWGASLGGLISLFLGARHPELFSRVAAHSGAFIARPGATRDGVIDTTTAGEWLLEQLRDTPPTHLTTSLDTGTLEWLTGPNRRMAGLFADLGLDHQYREYPSGHNWVTWREALPEAFLYLQGGA from the coding sequence ATGGCTGTTTCGGTGGATGGGCAGTGGGTGACGTTCTCGCCTCCGGCGGGTGCCGTGGGCCTGATCGGGGACATGACGGACTGGCGCAAGCGCGCGCCGCTGCCGGTGGTGGATGGCGGGCCGCTGCGCCTGCGGTTGCCGCGTGGGGCGTGGGTGGAGTACGCGTGGGTGGACGCGGCCGGCGAGGCATTCGCGGACCCGGACAACGCGCAGAAGTCCCTGAATCCGTGGTGGCCGTATCCGCGCGCGGCAGTGGTGGGCGAGTACGCGCGGCACCCGCTATGGCAGGCGCCGGACGCGACCCTGAAGGGCACAGCGCACCGCCTGACCTGGGAGGGCACGGTATTCCCCGGCACGCGCCGGGCGATCGTGTACACGCCGCACGGGTACACGGGGGGCGCGCTGCCGGTGTACTACGTGCAGGACGGCGTGGCGTTCTACCGCACCGGGAAGCTGGGCGACGTGATGGACCGCGCGGTGCAGGCCGGATTGACAGAGGGCGCGGCCCTGGTGTTCGTGGAGCCGGGCGACCGGAACGGGGAGTACTACCTGAACCCCCGCTACCTGGACTTCCTGACGGAGGAGGTGATGCCGCGCGTGGAGGGGCCGCTGGTGCAGGCGTCCGTGCGGGGCCTGTGGGGCGCGAGTCTGGGCGGGCTGATCAGCCTGTTCCTGGGCGCCCGGCACCCGGAGCTGTTCAGCCGGGTGGCGGCGCACAGCGGGGCGTTCATCGCGCGGCCCGGCGCGACCCGTGACGGCGTGATCGACACCACCACCGCCGGGGAGTGGCTGCTGGAGCAACTGCGTGACACTCCCCCCACGCACCTGACGACCAGCCTGGATACCGGCACGCTGGAATGGCTGACCGGCCCGAACCGCCGCATGGCGGGCCTGTTCGCGGACCTGGGCCTGGACCACCAGTACCGCGAGTACCCCAGCGGGCACAACTGGGTCACGTGGCGCGAGGCGCTGCCCGAGGCGTTCCTGTACCTGCAAGGCGGCGCGTAA
- a CDS encoding XdhC family protein — MNAAETRALLGALRDALGRGQQAAIATVVGVHGSAYRREGTRMLVLDDGAQVCMLSGGCLEAEVVEVALEVIRTGVPTVTHYDLSEDATWGLGIGCGGSVDVRVERVDAHDPVTGAWLSALEAGRAAALIVPLRGEGRVLVLPGGELPGGELPGGELPGGESSGAEVLGTLSSDLHAPAVAAALERLGSREPRAATLTLPGADGAEGTPVFIDLSSPPPQLVLYGAGHDAMPLSAQAHALGYDVHVIDPRGAYLTPGRFPGATLHDLSPEDLAAFTPLPRAHLIVMNHHVDRDRVCLRHALESGAEYVGVLGPRSRALDLLATLEGEGVTFTDAQLARLRSPIGLRLGAEAPEEVALSILAELMAWRRGYDGSFLSGHAGRIHHAPTHPAAPHPA; from the coding sequence ATGAATGCTGCTGAGACCCGCGCCCTGCTGGGCGCCCTGCGTGACGCCCTGGGCCGGGGGCAACAGGCGGCCATTGCGACCGTCGTGGGCGTGCACGGCAGCGCGTACCGCCGCGAGGGCACGCGCATGCTGGTCCTGGATGACGGCGCGCAGGTGTGCATGCTGTCCGGCGGCTGCCTGGAGGCCGAGGTGGTCGAGGTGGCCCTTGAGGTCATCCGCACGGGCGTGCCGACCGTCACGCACTACGACCTGTCCGAGGACGCCACCTGGGGCCTGGGCATCGGCTGCGGCGGCAGCGTGGACGTGCGCGTGGAACGCGTGGACGCCCACGACCCGGTCACGGGCGCGTGGCTCTCGGCGCTGGAGGCGGGCCGCGCGGCGGCGCTGATCGTGCCGCTGCGCGGCGAGGGCCGCGTGCTGGTCCTGCCCGGCGGAGAGTTGCCCGGTGGCGAGTTGCCCGGTGGCGAGTTGCCCGGTGGCGAGAGTTCCGGCGCTGAGGTCCTGGGCACCCTGAGCAGCGACCTGCACGCTCCGGCGGTGGCGGCGGCGCTGGAACGCCTGGGCAGCCGCGAACCGCGCGCCGCGACCCTGACCCTGCCAGGAGCGGACGGCGCGGAGGGTACGCCGGTCTTCATCGACCTGAGCAGCCCGCCGCCGCAACTGGTGCTGTACGGCGCCGGGCACGACGCCATGCCGCTCTCGGCGCAGGCGCACGCGCTGGGCTACGACGTGCACGTGATCGACCCGCGCGGCGCGTACCTGACGCCCGGCCGCTTTCCCGGCGCGACCCTGCACGACCTGAGCCCCGAGGACCTCGCGGCGTTCACGCCGTTGCCACGCGCGCACCTGATCGTCATGAACCACCACGTGGACCGGGACCGGGTCTGTCTGCGGCACGCGCTGGAGTCCGGCGCGGAGTACGTGGGCGTCCTGGGTCCCCGCAGCCGCGCGCTGGACCTGCTCGCCACGCTGGAAGGCGAGGGTGTGACGTTCACGGACGCGCAACTCGCGCGCCTGCGTTCGCCCATCGGCCTGCGCCTGGGGGCCGAGGCGCCCGAGGAGGTCGCGCTGAGCATCCTGGCGGAACTGATGGCGTGGCGGCGCGGGTACGACGGATCGTTCCTGAGCGGGCACGCGGGCCGCATCCACCACGCGCCCACCCACCCGGCCGCCCCGCACCCCGCCTGA
- a CDS encoding sensor domain-containing diguanylate cyclase — MIVTQALTLLVALWSDRQNSEQALKTQAQSSLEQLVRVTSDNVRSYLQSAAQIVQVNRANMASGLISADDPSGQLMNFQALLDSVPQLNGVLVGHADGRFTFARRDGPDNTERFTRVIEVRPERRVLTSTYNQTGTLTSQSSEPNDYDPRTRPWFTLAQQKPGAVVWTEPYIFASSGQPGVTVASSLGTPGGSLVIGADVQLRQLADFLTGVQISANGRAFITDAGGHAIATSRAWPGEPGIGVPLLSEVADPALRALLDDRGLPVTHEGPHWYEVNGQQFAAVLRPVEVQPGVNWMVGVYAPTTDFTAGLNGSRSPLLFVLLVSLGGSLLAWPIVLRATRPLAELQRQATTDYLTGLPNRASFMAQLNETLRDPPHGAALGVAMFDLDGFKQVNDTFGHHAGDEVLHAVGARMLAALRVGDTLGRLGGDEFALLIQANSREEVRLRVEGVLDAIARRPIIVDGVSHELASTAGLAFHDTGTRTTHTTEPRAESSAQLISRADTALIRGKRREKGRVWVEGEVTMPTLFR, encoded by the coding sequence TTGATCGTCACGCAGGCCCTCACGCTGCTCGTGGCACTCTGGAGTGACCGGCAGAACTCCGAGCAGGCCCTGAAGACACAGGCGCAATCCTCGCTGGAGCAACTGGTGCGGGTCACGTCCGACAACGTCCGCAGTTACCTGCAGAGCGCCGCGCAGATCGTGCAGGTCAACCGCGCGAACATGGCCAGCGGCCTGATCAGCGCCGACGACCCCAGCGGACAACTCATGAACTTCCAGGCACTGCTGGACAGCGTGCCGCAACTGAACGGCGTGCTGGTCGGACACGCGGACGGGCGGTTCACGTTCGCGCGCCGGGACGGTCCCGACAACACCGAACGCTTCACCCGCGTGATCGAGGTCCGCCCGGAACGGCGCGTGCTGACCAGCACGTACAACCAGACCGGCACGCTGACCAGTCAGTCCAGCGAACCCAACGACTACGACCCCCGCACCCGCCCCTGGTTCACGCTGGCGCAGCAGAAGCCGGGCGCGGTCGTGTGGACCGAACCGTACATCTTCGCGTCGTCCGGGCAGCCGGGCGTGACGGTCGCGTCGTCGCTGGGCACGCCCGGCGGGTCGCTGGTGATCGGCGCGGACGTGCAACTGCGGCAACTCGCGGACTTCCTGACCGGCGTGCAGATCAGCGCGAACGGCCGCGCGTTCATCACGGACGCCGGCGGGCACGCCATCGCCACGTCCCGCGCGTGGCCCGGCGAGCCCGGCATCGGCGTGCCGCTGCTCTCGGAAGTCGCGGACCCCGCCCTGCGCGCCCTGCTGGACGACCGTGGCCTGCCCGTCACGCACGAGGGCCCCCACTGGTACGAGGTGAACGGGCAGCAGTTCGCGGCCGTCCTGCGGCCCGTCGAGGTGCAGCCCGGCGTGAACTGGATGGTCGGCGTGTACGCGCCCACCACCGACTTCACAGCTGGACTGAACGGGTCGCGCAGCCCGCTGCTGTTCGTGCTGCTGGTCAGCCTGGGCGGCAGCCTGCTGGCGTGGCCGATCGTGCTGCGCGCCACGCGCCCCCTGGCCGAACTGCAACGGCAGGCGACCACCGATTACCTGACCGGCCTGCCCAACCGCGCGAGTTTCATGGCGCAGCTGAACGAGACGCTGCGCGACCCGCCACACGGCGCGGCGCTGGGCGTCGCCATGTTCGACCTGGACGGCTTCAAGCAGGTGAACGACACCTTCGGCCACCACGCCGGGGACGAGGTGCTGCACGCGGTGGGTGCGCGCATGCTGGCCGCGCTGCGCGTCGGGGACACGCTGGGCCGCCTGGGCGGCGACGAGTTCGCGCTGCTGATCCAGGCGAACTCCCGCGAGGAAGTGCGCCTGCGCGTCGAGGGCGTGCTGGACGCCATCGCCCGGCGCCCCATCATCGTGGACGGCGTCTCACACGAACTGGCCTCCACGGCCGGACTCGCCTTCCATGACACGGGCACCCGCACCACCCACACCACCGAACCCCGCGCCGAGAGCAGCGCCCAGCTGATCAGCCGCGCCGACACGGCCCTGATCCGGGGCAAACGCCGCGAGAAGGGCCGCGTGTGGGTCGAGGGTGAGGTCACCATGCCCACACTGTTCAGGTGA
- a CDS encoding long-chain fatty acid--CoA ligase, with product MQGNMMDVQLTVPTILERIRTQYAAREVVSLLVAGRDEQGNPVAHKHRTTYGQVADRSLRLAAGLLGLGLQPGDRVATLAVNSFRHLEAYLGVPSAGLVLHTVNIRLHPEQIAWILNHAEDRVLLIENVFAAMIPALKAACPKLEHVFVLGPTPQPIPLPGVADYDTFVADSAPLARYPQIQETDAAAMCYTSGTTGNPKGVVYTHRSTLLHSMVSAPKDALNVGEADSVLPIVPMFHVNAWGLPYTCAMYGAKQVFAGVFADGRSVASLLRDEQVTITAGVPTIWMGLLGELDRAAADGEPYDLSRVERMIVGGSAAPESMIRAFSDRHHLSLLQAWGMTETHPLGTASAVPTGVDPTSDEGFALRAKQGRTVPLIELEILDDDGNRLPHDGKTMGRLITRGPWVANSYFKGEGQKNFFDLDGQLWFDTGDIATLDERGYMHIQDRAKDLIKSGGEWIGSVDLENAIMAHPAVAMCAVIAMDDPKWDERPLAIVTTRPGQSVTHDELTEFIAPRFAKWWLPDATVVTDQLPIGATGKILKRELRDQYRGYSSNPGLVPPASPDRSE from the coding sequence ATGCAGGGCAACATGATGGACGTTCAACTGACCGTACCGACCATTCTCGAACGCATCCGCACGCAGTACGCCGCCCGCGAGGTCGTCAGCCTGCTGGTCGCCGGACGGGACGAGCAGGGCAACCCGGTGGCGCACAAGCACCGCACCACGTACGGGCAGGTCGCGGACCGCTCGCTGCGCCTCGCGGCCGGGCTGCTGGGCCTGGGCCTGCAACCGGGTGACCGGGTGGCGACGCTGGCCGTGAACTCGTTCCGGCACCTGGAGGCGTACCTGGGCGTGCCCAGCGCCGGGCTGGTGCTGCACACCGTGAACATCCGCCTGCACCCCGAGCAGATCGCCTGGATCCTGAACCACGCCGAGGACCGCGTGCTGCTGATCGAGAACGTGTTCGCCGCGATGATCCCCGCCCTGAAGGCCGCCTGCCCGAAACTGGAACATGTGTTCGTGCTGGGGCCCACGCCGCAGCCCATCCCGCTGCCCGGCGTGGCCGACTACGACACGTTCGTGGCGGACAGCGCCCCCCTGGCCCGCTACCCGCAGATTCAGGAGACCGACGCGGCCGCCATGTGTTACACCAGCGGCACCACCGGTAACCCCAAGGGCGTGGTGTACACGCACCGCTCCACGCTGCTGCACTCGATGGTCAGCGCCCCCAAGGACGCCCTGAACGTCGGTGAGGCCGACAGCGTACTGCCCATCGTGCCCATGTTCCACGTGAACGCCTGGGGGCTGCCGTACACCTGCGCCATGTACGGCGCCAAGCAGGTGTTCGCCGGGGTGTTCGCGGACGGCCGCAGCGTCGCCAGCCTCCTGCGGGACGAGCAGGTGACGATCACGGCGGGCGTGCCCACCATCTGGATGGGCCTGCTGGGCGAACTGGACCGCGCCGCCGCCGACGGGGAACCCTACGACCTGAGCCGCGTGGAACGCATGATCGTGGGCGGCAGCGCCGCGCCCGAAAGCATGATCCGCGCCTTCTCGGACCGCCACCACCTGAGCCTGCTGCAGGCCTGGGGCATGACCGAGACGCACCCGCTGGGCACCGCCAGCGCCGTCCCGACCGGCGTGGACCCCACCAGCGACGAGGGCTTCGCCCTGCGCGCCAAGCAGGGCCGCACCGTGCCCCTGATCGAACTGGAAATCCTGGACGATGACGGCAACCGCCTCCCGCACGACGGGAAGACCATGGGCCGCCTGATCACGCGCGGCCCCTGGGTGGCGAACAGCTACTTCAAGGGCGAGGGTCAGAAGAACTTCTTCGACCTCGACGGGCAACTCTGGTTCGACACGGGCGACATCGCCACGCTGGACGAACGCGGCTACATGCACATTCAGGACCGCGCCAAGGACCTGATCAAGAGCGGCGGCGAATGGATCGGCAGCGTCGACCTGGAAAACGCCATCATGGCCCACCCGGCCGTCGCCATGTGCGCCGTGATCGCCATGGACGACCCCAAGTGGGACGAGCGGCCCCTGGCGATCGTGACCACCCGCCCCGGCCAGAGCGTCACGCACGACGAACTGACCGAATTCATCGCGCCCAGATTCGCCAAGTGGTGGCTGCCCGACGCGACCGTCGTCACCGACCAGCTGCCCATCGGCGCGACCGGCAAGATCCTGAAACGTGAACTGCGCGACCAGTACCGCGGGTACAGCAGCAATCCCGGCCTCGTGCCGCCCGCCAGCCCCGACCGCAGCGAGTAA
- the ruvX gene encoding Holliday junction resolvase RuvX: protein MSDPHPDSLNADQTGTPNAAGRPVILALDVSKNRIGFAVNAGTLAFGRGSVDRKRLPLDLKAVRLKVAETGATLLLLGLPLRTDGAHSPAADRVRAFGKILTEKGYVIAYQDERFTTRRARDLGAADEDEAAAVQILELYLLGRS from the coding sequence GTGAGCGACCCCCACCCAGACTCCCTGAACGCCGATCAGACCGGCACCCCGAATGCGGCCGGGCGGCCCGTGATCCTGGCGCTGGATGTCAGCAAGAACCGCATCGGGTTCGCGGTGAACGCGGGCACGCTGGCGTTCGGGCGGGGCAGCGTGGACCGCAAGCGGTTGCCGCTGGACCTGAAGGCCGTGCGCCTGAAGGTCGCCGAGACCGGCGCGACCCTGCTGCTGCTGGGGTTGCCGCTGCGCACCGACGGCGCGCACAGCCCGGCCGCCGATCGCGTGCGGGCCTTCGGGAAGATCCTGACCGAGAAAGGCTACGTGATCGCCTACCAGGACGAGCGGTTCACGACCCGCCGCGCCCGTGACCTGGGTGCCGCCGACGAGGACGAGGCGGCCGCCGTGCAGATCCTGGAACTGTACCTGCTGGGCCGCTCCTGA
- a CDS encoding enoyl-CoA hydratase-related protein, translated as MTQTSVIATHTRAGVRTLTLNRPDRLNAANDELLLALTAELRAADTDSAVRVVVITGAGRGFCAGQDLGDVSGRGMTFTEHLNATYNPLIRTIRSLGKPVITAVNGVAAGAGASLALSGDIRLWAQSASLIEVFSNIALVPDSGSTWFLPRLVGYHRAFEMMALADRVRADDALRLGLCEQVFPDDTFAQDVQAYAERLAARPANALNLTKQALNAAMTGTLDQALDEEARLQQLAGDHWEHEEGVSAFKEKRPAQFVRDVK; from the coding sequence ATGACCCAAACGAGCGTTATTGCCACGCACACCCGCGCGGGCGTACGGACCCTGACCCTGAACCGCCCGGACCGCCTGAACGCCGCCAACGACGAGCTGCTGCTCGCCCTGACCGCCGAACTGCGCGCCGCCGACACCGACAGCGCCGTGCGCGTCGTCGTGATCACCGGGGCCGGGCGCGGCTTCTGCGCCGGGCAGGACCTCGGGGACGTGTCCGGGCGCGGCATGACCTTCACCGAGCACCTGAACGCCACGTACAACCCCCTGATCCGCACCATCCGCAGCCTGGGCAAACCCGTGATCACCGCCGTGAACGGCGTGGCCGCCGGGGCCGGGGCGAGCCTCGCGCTCAGCGGTGACATCCGCCTGTGGGCGCAGTCCGCCAGCCTGATCGAGGTGTTCAGCAACATCGCCCTCGTCCCGGACTCCGGCAGCACGTGGTTCCTGCCGCGCCTCGTGGGTTACCACCGCGCCTTCGAGATGATGGCCCTCGCCGACCGCGTCCGGGCCGACGACGCCCTGCGCCTGGGCCTGTGCGAACAGGTCTTCCCGGACGACACCTTCGCGCAGGACGTGCAGGCCTACGCCGAACGCCTCGCTGCGCGCCCCGCCAACGCCCTGAACCTCACCAAGCAGGCCCTGAACGCCGCCATGACCGGCACCCTCGACCAGGCCCTCGACGAGGAAGCCCGCCTGCAACAACTCGCCGGTGACCACTGGGAACACGAGGAAGGCGTGAGCGCCTTCAAGGAAAAACGCCCCGCACAGTTCGTACGGGACGTGAAGTAA
- a CDS encoding peptidase C39 family protein, whose amino-acid sequence MTYPNSTTILHEQPDDWAGAQASGVTAGAGGLSLNAGAASGTLTSGTLRAAAFDELVPSWNAVTPAGGSVSVEVRTELTGGRWSRWFSFGSWSSGPERASLDGQKDAAGQVLTDTLRLNAKATAFQYRVTLRGAGTRVTLLAFNASDRARRAAGLGTPGNRAAWGREVRVPMRSQMLYPDGGEVWCSPTSVSMIMAHWGRTVTVPDAARGTFDRVYDGTGNWPFNTAYAATQGMRAFVTRLPSLAQAERFTAAGIPLAVSLGWKVGELPGAAIPSSSGHLMVLTGFDAGGNPVLNDPAAPTDAGVRRTYPRAAFEKLWLTHSGGLSYVIAPPGTRLP is encoded by the coding sequence ATGACCTACCCGAACAGCACGACCATCCTTCATGAGCAGCCCGACGACTGGGCGGGCGCGCAGGCCAGCGGCGTGACCGCAGGCGCGGGCGGCCTGAGTCTGAACGCGGGCGCGGCGAGCGGCACGCTGACCTCCGGCACGCTCAGGGCGGCGGCCTTCGATGAACTGGTGCCGTCGTGGAACGCCGTGACCCCGGCGGGCGGCAGCGTGAGCGTGGAGGTCCGGACGGAACTGACCGGCGGGAGGTGGTCCCGGTGGTTCAGTTTCGGCAGCTGGAGCAGCGGCCCCGAGCGGGCCAGTCTGGACGGGCAGAAGGACGCCGCCGGGCAGGTCCTGACCGACACGCTGCGCCTGAACGCGAAGGCGACGGCCTTCCAGTACCGCGTGACCCTGCGCGGCGCGGGGACCCGCGTGACCCTGCTGGCCTTCAACGCCTCGGACCGGGCGCGGCGCGCGGCGGGCCTGGGCACGCCCGGCAACCGGGCCGCGTGGGGCCGCGAGGTGCGCGTGCCCATGCGCTCGCAGATGCTCTACCCGGACGGCGGCGAGGTCTGGTGCAGCCCCACCAGCGTCAGCATGATCATGGCCCACTGGGGCCGCACCGTGACCGTCCCGGACGCCGCGCGCGGCACCTTCGACCGCGTGTACGACGGCACCGGCAACTGGCCGTTCAATACCGCGTATGCCGCCACGCAGGGCATGCGGGCCTTCGTCACGCGCCTGCCCAGCCTCGCGCAGGCCGAGCGGTTCACGGCAGCCGGAATTCCGCTGGCGGTCAGCCTCGGCTGGAAGGTCGGGGAACTGCCGGGCGCGGCCATTCCCAGCAGCAGCGGGCACCTGATGGTCCTGACCGGCTTCGACGCGGGGGGCAACCCGGTCCTGAACGACCCGGCCGCGCCCACCGACGCGGGCGTGCGCCGCACGTACCCCCGCGCGGCCTTCGAGAAACTCTGGCTGACCCACAGCGGCGGCCTGAGCTACGTGATCGCCCCCCCCGGCACGCGCCTGCCCTGA
- a CDS encoding adenine deaminase C-terminal domain-containing protein, with translation MSGVSTGVSEVNVVDRRRLVRVARGEEPGDLLVRGAQVVQPATREVFAADVLVADGRIAALGSGFQAARVVEARGAFLAPGFIDAHVHIESSLLTPAGFAGAVLGRGTTGVVAEPHELVNVLGAGGLEWMLEAGHSSGLRVWGSAPSCVPASPFEAGGAVVDAAATARMLRVPGVLGLAEMMNYPGVLGGDGSVWDVLGAGRAAGLRLDGHASGVTGRDLMGYAAAGLHSDHEATTPDEARERLRAGLWLMVREGSAARNLEALLPVLLERPRRAMLVSDDVSVDELLELGHLDRLLRTCVAGGLHPADAVALVTCNPAEYWGLHDFGLVAPGYHADFVLLRDLSDFGVLETFVGGQEARAGTVTPPLPGGGVNLGAGWDAATFDVPAHWPVMQVSASQITTGVGEPGSGDARLVVADRYGRGEWSACLTSGTGMEGGTLGISVLHDAHHAAFLGGTDADVRAAGRALEAMGGGVVVVSGGEVRASLPLPFAGLMTSLPPAEAAARLGQVTAACRALGCRLPYPVTTLSFLGLTVIPALKLTPRGLLDVNAWAYLP, from the coding sequence ATGTCTGGTGTGTCTACGGGTGTGTCTGAAGTGAATGTGGTGGATCGCCGCCGTCTGGTGCGGGTGGCGCGCGGTGAGGAACCCGGCGACCTGCTGGTGCGGGGCGCGCAGGTGGTGCAGCCCGCCACGCGCGAGGTGTTCGCGGCGGACGTGCTCGTCGCGGACGGGCGGATCGCGGCGCTCGGGTCCGGGTTTCAGGCTGCGCGGGTCGTTGAGGCGCGCGGGGCGTTCCTCGCGCCGGGCTTCATCGACGCTCACGTGCACATCGAGTCGAGTCTGCTGACCCCGGCGGGCTTTGCGGGCGCGGTGCTGGGGCGCGGCACGACGGGCGTGGTGGCCGAACCGCACGAACTGGTGAACGTGCTGGGGGCCGGTGGCCTGGAGTGGATGCTGGAGGCGGGCCATTCGTCGGGGTTGCGGGTGTGGGGGTCAGCGCCGTCGTGCGTGCCGGCCAGTCCGTTCGAGGCGGGCGGCGCGGTCGTGGACGCGGCCGCCACCGCGCGGATGCTGCGCGTGCCGGGCGTGCTGGGTCTGGCCGAGATGATGAACTACCCCGGCGTGCTGGGCGGTGACGGGAGCGTGTGGGACGTGCTGGGCGCGGGGCGCGCGGCGGGCCTGCGGCTGGACGGGCACGCGTCGGGCGTGACGGGGCGGGACCTGATGGGGTACGCGGCGGCGGGACTGCACTCGGATCACGAGGCGACCACGCCCGACGAGGCCCGCGAGCGCCTGCGGGCGGGCCTGTGGCTGATGGTCCGTGAGGGCTCGGCGGCGCGGAACCTGGAGGCGCTGCTGCCGGTGCTGCTGGAACGGCCCCGGCGGGCCATGCTGGTCAGTGACGACGTGAGCGTGGACGAACTGCTGGAACTGGGGCACCTGGACCGGCTGCTGCGCACCTGCGTGGCGGGCGGCCTGCACCCGGCGGACGCGGTGGCGCTGGTGACCTGCAACCCGGCCGAGTACTGGGGGCTGCACGACTTCGGGCTGGTCGCGCCGGGGTACCACGCGGATTTCGTGCTGCTGCGGGACCTGTCGGACTTCGGGGTGCTGGAGACCTTCGTGGGTGGGCAGGAGGCGCGGGCCGGGACGGTCACGCCGCCGCTGCCGGGTGGGGGCGTGAACCTGGGGGCCGGGTGGGACGCGGCGACGTTTGACGTGCCGGCGCACTGGCCGGTCATGCAGGTCAGCGCGTCGCAGATCACGACCGGTGTGGGCGAGCCGGGCAGCGGGGACGCGCGGCTGGTCGTCGCGGACCGCTACGGGCGCGGCGAGTGGTCGGCGTGCCTGACCTCCGGCACCGGCATGGAGGGGGGGACGCTGGGCATCAGCGTGCTGCACGACGCGCACCACGCGGCGTTCCTGGGCGGCACGGACGCGGACGTGCGGGCCGCCGGGCGGGCGCTGGAGGCGATGGGTGGCGGCGTGGTGGTCGTGTCGGGCGGCGAGGTGCGGGCCAGTCTGCCGCTGCCGTTCGCGGGCCTGATGACCAGCCTGCCCCCCGCAGAGGCGGCCGCGCGCCTGGGTCAAGTCACGGCGGCGTGCCGGGCGCTGGGCTGCCGCCTGCCGTACCCGGTCACGACCCTGAGTTTCCTGGGCCTGACCGTGATTCCGGCGCTGAAACTCACGCCGCGCGGCCTGCTGGACGTGAATGCCTGGGCGTACCTGCCCTGA
- a CDS encoding SRPBCC domain-containing protein, producing the protein MPRVARTEITVQAPLERVFDLLVDFSAYGSWNPFVVEVTGASRAAEGVRMRFKLPWRGGRFMYSDELVTRVQPPAGGAALVAWRYDSPLARWGLLRSERVQTLRQLPNGGAAYATEEVFHGPAASLVPMRWVQAGFEAQARALRDHLSPS; encoded by the coding sequence ATGCCCCGTGTCGCCCGGACCGAGATCACCGTGCAGGCCCCCCTGGAGCGGGTCTTCGACCTGCTGGTGGACTTCAGTGCCTACGGCAGCTGGAATCCGTTCGTGGTGGAGGTCACGGGAGCCAGCCGCGCCGCCGAGGGCGTGCGGATGCGCTTCAAGTTGCCCTGGCGTGGGGGCCGGTTCATGTATTCCGATGAGCTGGTCACGCGCGTGCAGCCCCCGGCGGGCGGCGCGGCGCTGGTCGCGTGGCGGTACGACAGCCCCCTGGCCCGCTGGGGCCTGCTGCGGTCGGAGCGGGTGCAGACCCTCCGGCAGCTGCCGAACGGCGGCGCGGCCTACGCCACCGAGGAAGTCTTTCACGGTCCGGCGGCGTCGCTGGTGCCCATGCGGTGGGTGCAGGCGGGGTTCGAGGCGCAGGCGCGGGCCTTGCGGGATCACCTGTCGCCCAGCTGA
- a CDS encoding SDR family NAD(P)-dependent oxidoreductase, with translation MNTLILGATGGIGAATARAFAAAGHTLTLSGRNEAVLTALAAELGAAHRAADVGYESHVRALLEGVSPLDTLVYAAGAALPEPLKDADPTHVRAVWNANYFGALWVLKHGLGHLNAGGRVYLIGARPELVTARGFSQYAASKAALARAAEVARLEHRGVGITLVLPPAVDTGLWAQVGRVPKGAVTPDVVAQAIAADRAGPAQPELTIGL, from the coding sequence ATGAACACCCTGATTCTGGGCGCGACGGGCGGGATCGGCGCGGCGACAGCGCGGGCCTTTGCGGCCGCAGGTCACACGCTGACCCTTTCCGGGCGTAATGAGGCCGTCCTGACGGCGCTGGCTGCCGAACTGGGCGCGGCCCACCGCGCGGCGGACGTGGGCTACGAGAGTCACGTCCGGGCGCTGCTGGAGGGTGTGTCGCCGCTGGATACGCTGGTGTACGCGGCGGGCGCGGCCCTGCCCGAACCGCTCAAGGATGCCGATCCCACGCACGTGCGGGCGGTGTGGAACGCCAATTACTTCGGGGCGTTGTGGGTGCTCAAGCACGGGCTGGGGCACCTGAACGCGGGCGGGCGCGTGTACCTGATCGGCGCGCGGCCGGAACTGGTGACCGCGCGGGGCTTCAGTCAGTACGCGGCCAGCAAGGCCGCCCTGGCCCGCGCGGCCGAGGTGGCGCGGCTGGAGCACCGGGGTGTCGGGATCACGCTGGTCCTGCCGCCCGCCGTGGACACGGGCCTGTGGGCGCAGGTGGGCCGCGTGCCGAAAGGCGCCGTCACGCCGGACGTGGTGGCCCAGGCCATCGCCGCCGACCGCGCCGGTCCCGCGCAACCCGAACTGACGATCGGCCTATAA